In Oryza sativa Japonica Group chromosome 11, ASM3414082v1, the following are encoded in one genomic region:
- the LOC107276846 gene encoding probable nucleolar complex protein 14, translating to MATADDAKVTRRKVRMVKAVVYEVEAAATAGEGDTPVAEGKVRLSQESVDAILAEETKPYPNMEYFRSLKDNPAVPPELYEKTMRAVRFAARSHDKVQQGILRRQAWIRSELEEKGFVDVDQDKAATFTAVHWKEELMTDDEEDDDDDDEDESEEDDEFDEKEDDSDNEDDEESSDDEEETSEDDEETSEDEGHSDDDEATV from the coding sequence atggcgacggccgaTGATGCTAAGGTGACCCGTCGTAAGGTGAGGATGGTCAAGGCCGTAGTGtacgaggtggaggcggcggcgacggccggcgaggGCGACACCCCGGTGGCGGAAGGGAAGGTCCGGCTCTCGCAGGAGAGCGTCGACGCGATCCTCGCCGAGGAGACGAAGCCGTATCCCAACATGGAGTACTTCCGGAGCTTGAAGGACAACCCCGCCGTGCCGCCGGAGCTGTACGAGAAGACGATGCGTgccgtccgcttcgccgccaGGTCGCACGACAAGGTTCAGCAAGGCATCCTCCGGCGCCAGGCATGGATCCGCAGCGAGCTTGAGGAGAAGGGCTTTGTTGATGTCGACCAAGACAAGGCTGCGACCTTCACTGCTGTACACTGGAAAGAGGAGCTCATGACGGACGATGAggaggatgatgacgacgatgatgaagacgagTCCGAAGAGGACGATGAATTCGACGAAAAAGAAGACGATAGTGACAATGAAGACGATGAGGAGAGttctgatgatgaggaggagacttctgaagatgatgaggagacttctgaagatgaagggcattctgatgatgatgaggctACCGTTTAA